A genomic window from Streptomyces sp. 846.5 includes:
- a CDS encoding sensor histidine kinase — MFPRRPRRGPGRRLSTRILASQVAILAVTSVIGFVLFAWAQRAQLDNEYEQRALSIAQVAASDPQIVAGMTVPGSGSLVQAAAERIAHSSRASYVVVIDLHGVRHSHPYPELIGQRVSEPIVVLDGQGHTGIDPGATGRSANGKAPLFGPSGSIIGEVSVGIPEHHVAGQLWRELPTFALYAGIALGVGCAASYALARRLKRSTFGLELEEIAGLLQDREAMLHGIREGVIAFDPRGNITVVNDEARRLLQIDTALGLKPADVFPEGRLRDALDGTLTGTDLTVLTDRYCLVVNRMPVGLRGHQLGAVVTVRDRTEMVGLLRELDSVRGLTDALRAQQHEFANRMHILAGLLDLGEHEAAFEFAVESAGAEPALTESVRQRIGSPLMVGLIVAKSTVAAERGVRITLTEDSQLGDQPTHLRGLLTIVGNLLDNAVDAAVSGTPAPGGAQVRLSLVETPSAITLQVADSGPGVPPEAVESIFEDGWSTRPDRGTARRGLGLALVHRLVRHHGGTITVGKEVGAVFTVTLPLSGTTPAGAVGSSPAVPAARTTPLQLAASGGDRW; from the coding sequence ATGTTCCCAAGGAGACCCAGACGGGGCCCAGGCCGCAGGCTGTCCACCCGGATCCTGGCCAGCCAGGTCGCCATCCTGGCCGTGACCAGCGTGATCGGTTTCGTCCTGTTCGCCTGGGCGCAGCGGGCCCAGCTCGACAACGAGTACGAGCAGCGCGCGCTGTCCATCGCCCAGGTCGCCGCCTCGGACCCGCAGATCGTCGCCGGCATGACCGTCCCGGGCAGCGGGTCCCTGGTGCAGGCGGCCGCCGAGCGGATCGCCCACTCCTCCCGGGCCTCCTACGTCGTGGTGATCGACCTGCACGGCGTCCGGCACTCCCACCCGTACCCCGAACTCATCGGGCAGCGGGTCAGCGAGCCGATCGTGGTGCTCGACGGGCAGGGACACACCGGCATCGACCCGGGCGCCACCGGACGGTCGGCCAACGGCAAGGCACCCCTCTTCGGCCCCTCGGGCAGCATCATCGGCGAGGTCTCGGTCGGCATCCCGGAGCACCACGTCGCAGGTCAGCTGTGGCGGGAGCTGCCCACCTTCGCGCTGTACGCGGGCATCGCCCTCGGCGTCGGCTGCGCCGCCTCGTACGCCCTGGCCCGGCGGCTCAAGCGGTCCACCTTCGGTCTTGAGCTGGAGGAGATCGCCGGCCTGCTGCAGGACCGGGAGGCCATGCTGCACGGGATCAGGGAGGGCGTGATCGCCTTCGACCCGCGCGGCAACATCACCGTGGTCAACGACGAGGCCCGGCGGCTGCTGCAGATCGACACCGCGCTCGGCCTGAAGCCCGCGGACGTCTTCCCGGAGGGTCGGCTGCGCGACGCCCTGGACGGCACCCTCACCGGCACCGACCTCACCGTGCTCACCGACCGCTACTGCCTGGTCGTCAACCGGATGCCGGTGGGCCTGCGCGGGCACCAGCTCGGGGCCGTGGTGACCGTGCGCGACCGCACCGAGATGGTCGGCCTGCTGCGCGAGCTGGACTCGGTGCGCGGGCTCACCGACGCGCTCCGCGCCCAGCAGCACGAGTTCGCCAACCGGATGCACATCCTGGCCGGGCTGCTGGACCTGGGCGAGCACGAGGCGGCCTTCGAGTTCGCGGTGGAGTCGGCCGGGGCCGAACCCGCGCTGACCGAGTCGGTGCGGCAGCGCATCGGCAGCCCGCTGATGGTCGGGCTGATCGTGGCGAAGTCCACCGTCGCCGCGGAGCGCGGGGTGCGGATCACCCTCACCGAGGACTCCCAGCTCGGCGACCAGCCGACGCATCTGCGCGGGCTGCTCACCATCGTCGGCAACCTGCTGGACAACGCGGTGGACGCGGCGGTGTCCGGGACCCCCGCGCCGGGCGGCGCACAGGTCCGGCTCTCGCTGGTGGAGACGCCGTCGGCGATCACACTCCAGGTCGCCGACTCGGGCCCGGGGGTGCCCCCCGAGGCCGTCGAATCGATCTTTGAGGACGGCTGGTCCACCCGGCCGGACCGGGGCACAGCACGGCGCGGCCTCGGACTGGCCCTGGTGCACCGACTGGTGCGGCACCACGGCGGGACGATCACGGTGGGCAAGGAGGTCGGTGCGGTGTTCACCGTCACGCTTCCGCTGTCCGGCACCACCCCGGCCGGCGCCGTCGGCAGCTCCCCCGCCGTCCCCGCCGCCCGGACGACCCCGCTCCAACTCGCGGCCTCGGGAGGCGATCGCTGGTGA
- a CDS encoding response regulator, producing MIGVLVVDDDFRVSGIHARYVERTEGFEVVGQASTVETAVRAARELQPELLLLDIHLPDGSGLDVLHRLTGESGGARPDAVVITGARDVATVRSAMKLGAVGYLVKPFGFAEFSERLTAFRELHHRVHALGPATETDQAQVDALFGVARPAPVLQPPAKGLSAPTLALVREALRERDLSAAEVAEVTGISRPTAQRYLSYLVRDGRARLEFRYGAAGRPEHRYSTTA from the coding sequence GTGATCGGCGTGCTGGTGGTGGACGACGACTTCCGGGTCAGCGGCATCCATGCCCGCTATGTGGAGCGCACCGAGGGTTTTGAGGTCGTCGGGCAGGCCTCGACGGTCGAGACGGCCGTCCGGGCGGCCCGCGAACTGCAGCCCGAGCTGCTGCTGCTGGACATCCATCTGCCCGACGGCAGCGGCCTGGACGTGCTGCACCGGCTGACCGGCGAGTCCGGCGGCGCCCGGCCCGACGCCGTGGTGATCACCGGAGCCAGGGACGTGGCCACGGTGCGCTCGGCGATGAAGCTCGGCGCGGTGGGCTACCTGGTCAAGCCGTTCGGATTCGCCGAGTTCAGCGAGCGGCTGACGGCCTTTCGGGAACTGCACCACCGCGTCCACGCCCTGGGACCGGCCACCGAGACCGACCAGGCCCAGGTCGACGCCCTGTTCGGCGTCGCCCGCCCGGCGCCGGTGCTGCAGCCGCCGGCCAAGGGGCTCTCCGCCCCCACCCTCGCGCTGGTCCGCGAGGCGCTGCGGGAGCGCGACCTGTCGGCGGCGGAGGTGGCCGAGGTGACCGGGATCTCCCGGCCGACCGCGCAGCGCTATCTCTCCTACCTGGTCCGCGACGGCCGGGCCCGGCTGGAGTTCCGCTACGGGGCGGCGGGCCGGCCCGAGCACCGCTACAGCACGACGGCCTGA